The Nitrospiraceae bacterium sequence GAACTCTGGAGCGCCATGATGGGAATCGGACCCACGCGGCCAGGACCTTGGGAATCAGTATTCGGACCCTACGGAATAAATTACGGGAATATCGACAGTTAAACGGGGGGCTTTCCTTGGGTATTTAAAAGGAGGAAATGGAAGAACATCTGGATGCCTCGCGACTGCCGGCTGTCAGGAATGGCAGGAGTAGGGCGGAAAAATATGCCGATCCGGGAAAAAGTTTCCTTGCGGCCATGAACGACGTACGGTGAGAGAGTTGAGGAGTACGAGGAAAAGCGGGAGGGTCTCTTTTTTCGCTTTACGGTTCATTTCTTGCCGGTACTTTCTGGCATTGGTGTTGCTGCCTTGCGGAAGGACGTGAGGGTTTTCTCGGACAGTCAGGAGGGGGATGCAGGTGCAGATACAGGAGTACATGAAAATTGGAAAGGAGAGAAGGCTATGATGATTTCCCCGTGGGATGAAGGCACGCGACTCTTTGAGCGGTCACTGGATGTCCGGAGCGGTATTCAGGAAACGATTGCCTCCAACATGGCCAACGAAGAAACGCCGGGCTATAAGTCCAGGATCCTGCCCTTCCACGAAACCTTCAATGCGGTTCTTCGAGGGGATGGCCCATTAGAGTCTGTCGTCACCAATCCGAAACATGTGCGCACGGCCTCAGAGGATTCCCGGATATTTCAGCACACCATCAAACAGGATGCCGGAGCCGGGTTAGACGAGAATACCGTGAATTTGGAAAAAGAAATGACCCTGATGGCGGAAAATACCTTAATGTATATGGCGGTCAGTCAATTCTTAAAAGGGCGCTTCGATGGGTGGAATGCGGCAATTGATGGAGGTAGTGGCGGTAGGTGAAGGTTTTTGAACTAGTGCTTCCTATTACGCCGATCCCAGTAAAGCCGAGTGAACCCGTGAAGCGTGAGGTTGGCCAAGATAAGAAGGATGAGAAGAGCTGAAATGGGTGCCGGAACAAGGAGGTTGAGATGAATATTGATCGAGTGTTTTCGGTCGTCGGGTCTGCCTTGGATGCACAACGGCAGCGGCTAAATATCATTGCCAGTAACTTAGCCAATGCGGAATCCACCCGGACGCCGGAAGGAGGACCATACATCAGACGTGATGTCGTGTTTCAAGCCTCACCGGCAGAGCGCCAGTTTTCCAATGTATTTGCCAATGCCTTTGGTGATCAGTCCGGACCAGCCGGCGTTCGGGTGACGGATGTGATTCAAGACGAGCGACCGTTACGAACCATGTACGATCCCAGTCATCCCGATGCGGATGAACAGGGGTATGTACACCTTCCGAATGTGAATCCGATTGAGGAGATGGTGAATCTCATGTCGGCCACCCGGGCCTACGAGGCCAATCTCGCGGTGATGGAAACCGGCAAGACGATGACGCTTCGTGCATTAGAAATGAGTCGTTAAGACGTTTCAATTCTGAAGGAAGGAGAACGGGGAAATGGACGATCTTCAGATTAAAGGCATTGAGGGTGTTTCGGAATCGTTTGGTGTCACCCCGCTGAAAGGACCCGCTAGCCAGGACAAGGGATTCAGCGATCTCTTGAAGAATGCGGTGGAGTCCGTCAATACAATGCAATATGAGGCCATGCGATTGGAAGATGCGGTTGCCAAGGGAGAAAATGTCAACATTCATCAAGCGGTCATTGCCGGTGAAAAAGCCGGGTTATCGTTCAAACTCTTGATGCAGGTCAGAAATAAGGTGATTGATGCCTATCAGGAAGTTATGCGGATGCAAGTGTAAGTCATGCTGGCCTTGAAACATGCTGGTTCCGACCATGGCGGAGACCTCAATGAGAGGGCCGGCACCGGTCACATCACGTACGAGTTCTCGGTGTAAGAATGATGCCCACATTTCTTCAATCGCGAGCATTGAGCACAATCCGCCAATCCCATGGACAGCCTTCTTAGTAATTTTCAAGCCTTAACCTTAACCCAGCGGATCGGCGTGGTCGTCGTCCTGGCTTTAGCCCTGGCGACCATTCCAATGTTGATGGTGGTCGGAAGGGCCCCTGAATTGGTGGTGTTGTTTTCTCAGCTCAATCCCGATGATACGCGGGCAATTATTCAAGAACTGGGCAAGCAAGGCGCGGTCTATGAGGTGGGTGACGGCGGGAATACGATTAAAGTTCCTGCCGAACGGGTGCATGAATTGCGACTCCAGCTGGCCTCGTTAGGACTTCCTGAATCGGCTGGGGTGGGATTTGAAATTTTCGATCGAACCGGATTGGGCGTGACGCCTTTTACGCAACAAATGAATTACCGGCGGGCGCTTCAAGGAGAACTGGCGCGGACCATCTCGCAATTATCCCAAGTTGAGCGGGTACGCGTGCATCTGGTGATGCCCGAGAAGCGCCTGTTTGCGACGGAACAAAAACCAGCCCAGGCTGCAGTCGTGCTAACGCTCAAGCGTGGGGCTCCTCTTGGCGGCACACAGGTTCAGGGGATCGTGCATTTAGTGGCCAGTAGCGTCGAGGGATTAGAGCCCGGCCAGGTGACGGTCGTGGACAATCACGGTCAGGTGCTCAGTCAAAACTCTGCGGATAGTGATGCCCAACTGACGGCTTCTCAAATTGAAACTCAACGACGGGTAGAACGGGATCTGGAGCAACGGGTGCAGACGATGTTGGATCAGGTCTTGGGCCGGGACAAGTCTGTGATTCGGGTCACTGCGCCGTTGGAATTCCGGCAGGTCGAAATCACCGAAGAAAGCTTTGACCCCAATAGCCAGGTGGTACGAAGTGAAAACCGGAGTCAGGAGAAGGTGCTGGAATCCGGTTCGACCCACGGGGGACCGGGTGTTCCGGGTGTCAGGAGCAATGTCCCCAGTGAACTCAAGGCAGGAAACGGAACAGAACAAAAAGAAGCCAAACGAAAAAATGAAACCTTGAATTATGAAGTCAATCGTAAAGTGAGCAAAATCATTGAACCGACCGGGGCGATTAAGCGGTTAAGTGTGGCGGTCTTAGTGGATGGGACCTATGAAACGGCTCAGGGAGCTGATGGACAGGCGACTGGGGATACCTCGGAAAAGAAATATGTGCCACGGCCTGAACAGGAAATCCAGAATCTGGTCCAAATTGTGAAAAAAGCGGTCGGATTCTCCGAGGAACGCGGGGATCAAATTGAAGTCATCAATGTGCCGTTTGAATCTCCCGCCGTCCTTGAAGGTGAAGAAAGTTTCACGGCGGGTGTGCAATCCTTCCTGGCCGCGTGGGGTGGTTTTCTGAAGCCCGTCCTCTTTTTCTTCCTGGGAGTGATGGTGCTGTGGTTCGTGGTTCGACCGATGGCGCTGAATCTCACCAAGCCCACCGCGGCAGCGGTGGTCCTGCCGCAGAAAGGGTTGCCGGCCACGGTGACCGAGTATGAAGCCGAAATTTCCGAAACCCCTCAGGAACAAGCCATTAAGCTGGCTGCAGATAATCCGGCCTCCGCCGCGCAAGTGATTCGAACCTGGATTAAAGAAGAACAAGGGGAAAAAGTTTAATCCGTGAATAGTCAATTATCCGGATATGAGAAAGCGGCGATTTTGTTGCTTGCTATTGGGGAGAGTGCCGCGGTGGAAGTCTTGAAAGTCCTCGATCAAAAGGACATCCGGCAAATCGGCGCCTATTTGGGAGCGTTGGTCAATGTGGGGCAGGATGAACATCGATTGGTGTTAAAAGAATTCCGGGAATTGGCCGGAACATCCGGTCTGTCGGTGGAAGGCAAAACCTATCTTTCAAAAATCCTCAATGCGGCACTGGGTAAAGATAAAGCCCGGCGTATTTTGAGTTCCCTGAATACGTCGGAGAATGCCGGATTTGAAACCTTGAAATCCCTCGATGCAGCATCGATTGCGAACTTGTTGGCCATTGAACATCCTCAAACAGGCGCCTTGATTCTAGCCAATTTAGAATCTGATCACGCGGCTCAGATTTTGTCATTGCTCCCCGCAAATAAACGGGATGCCATCGTCTACCGGTTAGCCACCACAGAAGAAGTCTCGCCCAATATGTTGGACGAATTAAATTCTGTGCTTCAGGAGGAATTGCGTCTGGGGTCATCCAAAAATGCGGTGGCCGTGGGCGGGACCGGGCTGGTGGCCGAAATCCTGAATTCCGTGAAACGCAATGTGGAAGGGGAAATCCTGACCTCCCTGGAAAGCAAAAATCCGGAGATTGCCGAAGAAATCCGTGGGAAGATGTTTGTGTTTGAAGATCTGGAAAATGTCGATGATCGCGGAATGCAGGAATTGTTGCGTGAAGTCAGCAAAGAAGAATTATTGCTGGCTCTGAAGCCGATTGATGGCCCACTCCGGGATAAATTCTTTAAGAATATGTCCAGTCGAGCGGCGGAATCTCTGAAGGAAGATATGGAGACGCGAGGCCCGGTCAAGCTGAGTGATGTGGAAACCGCTCAGCAGAACATTATTAAAACCGTTCAGCGCCTGGCCGGTGAAGGCCGCGTAGCCTTGGGAGGAAAGGGTGAGGAGCAAATGGTCTAAGGTGCGTTCGCTTATGGAACAGGATGACACAGTCAAGCGTTTTCAGATGGTGGAATTAGTCCACAAAAGTGCGAAGCAGCGGGCCGAGGAGGCTCAACCTCATGATTGCAGGGAACTCCAACAAGCTGCCTTTGAGCGGGGACGCCAGGCCGGAATCGCCGAGGGGCGTGCCCAGTGCCATGCCCAAGTGGAGGAGGAGATCAAAAAGACCCTTCGATTAGCCAATCAAATTGGTCGGGCTCGGGTAATCGCGTTAGAAGAACAGGAACGGGATATTGTGGAGGTCGCGCTGGCGATTAGCAAAAAAATTCTGCTACGGGAATGTGAGAACGATAAAGAGCTCGTGGTTCGACAAGTGCGTCAGGTGCTTGGACTGCTTCACGACAAAACGTTAGTGACGCTGAAAGTCCATCCGCAAGACTTCAAAATCCTAGAGCCCCTTCAACACACATTACGACCGGAGTGGGCCGATGGCGATCATCTGGCACTTGAAGCCTTTGATGACGTCGACCCGGGTGGATGCCTGGTTGAGCAGGCCGGCCTTTTGTTCGATGCCAGGCTGACTCAACAACTGGCACTTTTAGCCAGCGAATTCGGATTGGAAGCCCCCCGGTTATGAGTCTCTCCACGATTCAACAACGGTTGGACGACATTGTTCCGGTGACGATTACCGGACGCGTCGTCAAAGCCGTGGGGCTGACTCTGGAAGGCACCGGCTTGGGAGCTTCGGTCGGTCAACGATGCCATATCTTCAGTAAGCGAGGGCAGTCGATGGTGGAGGGAGAAGTCATCGGGTTTCGGGAGCAACGTGTGGTGGTCATGCCGTTCGGAGCTGTACGCGGCATCGCCGCCGGAAACCTCATTCGCTACGATCCGACCTCTTCACGATTATTGGTCGGGCCTCAAATGTTGGGTCGAGTCGTGGATGGACTCGGGGAGCCGTTGGATGGAAAAGGGCCGCTGTCCCGTAGCCGCCGCTATGCTCTCTATGCGCCCGCTCCGGCGCCCATGCTCCGGGAGCGCATTACCATGCCCATGGATTTGGGCGTACGAGCTATCAATGCCCTGTTGACTTGCGGGGTCGGGCAAAAACTCGGGATTTTTGCCGGAAGTGGAGTCGGGAAAAGTGTCTTGATGGGAACGATGTGCCGGCACACATCTGCCGATGTGAATGTGATCGCACTGGTGGGTGAGCGAGGACGGGAAGTCCGGGAATTTCTGGAACGGGATCTGGGCCGGGAAGGGCTCCGCCGTTCGGTGGTGGTGGTGGCCACCTCGGATCAATCCCCGTTGGTGCGGGTCCGGGCAGCGTTTGTGGCCACCGCCATTGCCGAGTTTTTTCGGGATCAGGGCAATCAGGTGTTGCTCCTGGTTGATTCCCTAACCCGGTTGGCACATGCGCAACGGGAGGTGGGGCTGGCTGCCGGAGAACCGCCAACCACCAAAGGGTATCCGCCGTCTGTCTTTACGCTCTTTCCTCAAGTCTTAGAGCGGGTGGGGCCGGTGGGAACGGGATCCATAACCGGTCTGTATACGGTGCTTGTTGACGGTGACGATTTAAACGATCCCATTGCCGATTCTATCCGGTCTATTTTGGACGGACACATTGTGTTGACACGACGGTTGGCGATGCAAGGACACTTTCCCGCGATTGATGTCCTGCAAAGTGTGAGTCGGGTGATGTCGGATATCGCATCGACCACCCATCAGGATGCTGCCAGATTTCTGGTGCAGATGATGGCCGAATACCGGAATGCGGAAGACCTCATCAATTTGGGGGCGTATCAATTAGGGACGAATCCTCG is a genomic window containing:
- the flgB gene encoding flagellar basal body rod protein FlgB, producing the protein MMISPWDEGTRLFERSLDVRSGIQETIASNMANEETPGYKSRILPFHETFNAVLRGDGPLESVVTNPKHVRTASEDSRIFQHTIKQDAGAGLDENTVNLEKEMTLMAENTLMYMAVSQFLKGRFDGWNAAIDGGSGGR
- the fliF gene encoding flagellar M-ring protein FliF; protein product: MDSLLSNFQALTLTQRIGVVVVLALALATIPMLMVVGRAPELVVLFSQLNPDDTRAIIQELGKQGAVYEVGDGGNTIKVPAERVHELRLQLASLGLPESAGVGFEIFDRTGLGVTPFTQQMNYRRALQGELARTISQLSQVERVRVHLVMPEKRLFATEQKPAQAAVVLTLKRGAPLGGTQVQGIVHLVASSVEGLEPGQVTVVDNHGQVLSQNSADSDAQLTASQIETQRRVERDLEQRVQTMLDQVLGRDKSVIRVTAPLEFRQVEITEESFDPNSQVVRSENRSQEKVLESGSTHGGPGVPGVRSNVPSELKAGNGTEQKEAKRKNETLNYEVNRKVSKIIEPTGAIKRLSVAVLVDGTYETAQGADGQATGDTSEKKYVPRPEQEIQNLVQIVKKAVGFSEERGDQIEVINVPFESPAVLEGEESFTAGVQSFLAAWGGFLKPVLFFFLGVMVLWFVVRPMALNLTKPTAAAVVLPQKGLPATVTEYEAEISETPQEQAIKLAADNPASAAQVIRTWIKEEQGEKV
- the fliG gene encoding flagellar motor switch protein FliG; translated protein: MNSQLSGYEKAAILLLAIGESAAVEVLKVLDQKDIRQIGAYLGALVNVGQDEHRLVLKEFRELAGTSGLSVEGKTYLSKILNAALGKDKARRILSSLNTSENAGFETLKSLDAASIANLLAIEHPQTGALILANLESDHAAQILSLLPANKRDAIVYRLATTEEVSPNMLDELNSVLQEELRLGSSKNAVAVGGTGLVAEILNSVKRNVEGEILTSLESKNPEIAEEIRGKMFVFEDLENVDDRGMQELLREVSKEELLLALKPIDGPLRDKFFKNMSSRAAESLKEDMETRGPVKLSDVETAQQNIIKTVQRLAGEGRVALGGKGEEQMV
- the fliE gene encoding flagellar hook-basal body complex protein FliE, with the protein product MDDLQIKGIEGVSESFGVTPLKGPASQDKGFSDLLKNAVESVNTMQYEAMRLEDAVAKGENVNIHQAVIAGEKAGLSFKLLMQVRNKVIDAYQEVMRMQV
- a CDS encoding FliI/YscN family ATPase, which gives rise to MSLSTIQQRLDDIVPVTITGRVVKAVGLTLEGTGLGASVGQRCHIFSKRGQSMVEGEVIGFREQRVVVMPFGAVRGIAAGNLIRYDPTSSRLLVGPQMLGRVVDGLGEPLDGKGPLSRSRRYALYAPAPAPMLRERITMPMDLGVRAINALLTCGVGQKLGIFAGSGVGKSVLMGTMCRHTSADVNVIALVGERGREVREFLERDLGREGLRRSVVVVATSDQSPLVRVRAAFVATAIAEFFRDQGNQVLLLVDSLTRLAHAQREVGLAAGEPPTTKGYPPSVFTLFPQVLERVGPVGTGSITGLYTVLVDGDDLNDPIADSIRSILDGHIVLTRRLAMQGHFPAIDVLQSVSRVMSDIASTTHQDAARFLVQMMAEYRNAEDLINLGAYQLGTNPRLDAAIHMKGPIDAFLRQQREEGVGIPASCEGLESLAQQGRRLLERKGKTV
- the flgC gene encoding flagellar basal body rod protein FlgC, translating into MNIDRVFSVVGSALDAQRQRLNIIASNLANAESTRTPEGGPYIRRDVVFQASPAERQFSNVFANAFGDQSGPAGVRVTDVIQDERPLRTMYDPSHPDADEQGYVHLPNVNPIEEMVNLMSATRAYEANLAVMETGKTMTLRALEMSR